The nucleotide window ACCGGATGTCTCTATCTTGCCATTGTCATAAATGATCACCCGTCTGTTCTTGATCCCGATCCGGAAGCTCCCGGTGCCGTCCTTATCGAAAATATACGACTGGTGTCCATGGCGCCGGATGCGCCCCCGGTGGAGACGGCACGTTCCGTTCTGGTGGTTGGTGACAGGATCGAGGCGATCGATGTTCCGGGCAGGATAAAGGCCCCTGAAAATGCCCTGATTGTGCAGGGGCGGGGGCGGACATTGTTGCCCGGCCTTATTGATGCCCATGTGCATGTCTGGGACGAGGCTGAACTTGCCGGTTATCTCGCCCATGGCGTCACCGGCATTCGTAACATGTCAGGCATGCCGTTCCATATTCCCCTTGCCAGGCGCCTTGACGCGGGGGAAATCCTCGGACCGGATTTCATGACAACCGGTCCCATTCTGAACAGTCCCGGCCCCAACCAGCAGGATAATCAGCAGATTGTCGTCACCGCAGAAGAGGCGCGGGCTGCCGTTCAGGCCCAGTATGAAGCCGGCTTTCGCATGCTCAAGTTTTATTCCAATCTTTCCCGTGACGCCCGGGATGCAGCGCTTGAGGAAGCCCGCCGTCTCGGCATGACCTATACCGGTCACAGCCCGGAAGGTGTTCGCCTGGCCGGCATGCCCCACGACAAGCCTTTTTCCATCTCTTTTGAGGAAAGCCTTGGCCGGGGCTTCCAGACCATAGAACATACGGAATCCATTGTCTGGCATGGCCTGCGGGATGATCCTGACCAAGGGAAAATGCGTGCCCTGGCCGCGAAAATTGCCGCTGCCGGAGATGTGGTGACCCCCACCCTGATCGCCCATGACAATCTTGTCCGGGTGGCTGCGACAAAAGGGGCTTACCTGGACAGGCCGGGGGTAGACACCGTCAATCCCGCGCTGCGTTACCTGTCGAAGGGTGACTATGAATTCTGGAGCAGCCAGGACCCTGCAGAATATGAAGCTCCGCGCGGCGAATTCTACCGCACGGCCACCCGGATGATGCATGAAGCAGGTGTTACCTTGGTGGCGGGCAGTGATGCGGGTATTTTTGTCAATATCCCCGGCGCGGCCCTGACCCGCGAGCTGGAGCTGCTCGTCAGGGCGGGGCTCACACCTCATGAGGCCCTGGTGACGGCCACCCGCAACAGCGCAGAGGCGCTGGGATTCGGGAAAACAGGCATTATTGCCCCGGGCTATCGAGCCAACCTGATACTGGTGGAGTCCGATCCGCTGGAAAATATCAGCGCCGTCGAAAATCCTGCAGCTGTGATGATTGGTGGTTACTGGCTGGACCAGGCCGCTGTTGAGCAAATGCGAA belongs to Emcibacter sp. and includes:
- a CDS encoding amidohydrolase family protein, which encodes MKVKHFLVTLGLLFVTGCLYLAIVINDHPSVLDPDPEAPGAVLIENIRLVSMAPDAPPVETARSVLVVGDRIEAIDVPGRIKAPENALIVQGRGRTLLPGLIDAHVHVWDEAELAGYLAHGVTGIRNMSGMPFHIPLARRLDAGEILGPDFMTTGPILNSPGPNQQDNQQIVVTAEEARAAVQAQYEAGFRMLKFYSNLSRDARDAALEEARRLGMTYTGHSPEGVRLAGMPHDKPFSISFEESLGRGFQTIEHTESIVWHGLRDDPDQGKMRALAAKIAAAGDVVTPTLIAHDNLVRVAATKGAYLDRPGVDTVNPALRYLSKGDYEFWSSQDPAEYEAPRGEFYRTATRMMHEAGVTLVAGSDAGIFVNIPGAALTRELELLVRAGLTPHEALVTATRNSAEALGFGKTGIIAPGYRANLILVESDPLENISAVENPAAVMIGGYWLDQAAVEQMRTGAGETSMIRSLWRAAALLLSL